GCGGCCTGCAGTGTGGTCGAATGAAAATACTCATAAGCAAGTGTGCCTTCATCTGCTGAAAAAGTCGCTTCGTGGACGAGAAGGTCTGCATTTTGCGCGAGCAATGCAGCATTTTCACACACTCTTGTATCACCCAGAATCGTGACAATTCTGCCTTTTTGCGGCGGACCGACGAAATCCGCAGGGTTGATGACACTTCCATCATCCAGTATGACTTCTTCACCATTCTTGATTTTCCGGTAGTCTGGACCTGGTTTAACACCTGCCGCCTGTAGCTTGTCAGCAAGGAGAGTCCCTGGACGGTCTTTTTCTTTTACTCTATACCCATAGGAAGGAATTCCATGCTCCAGCAGTTTTGCTTCCACGGTGAACTGTTCATCTTCAAAAATGACGCCTTCTTCCAGCTCGATGATTTCAATTGGATATTTCAAATAGGATTTACTAATTTTCAAAGACACTTCGATATACTCTTTAATCCCGGGAGGTCCATATACGGTAACCCTCGACTCCCCTCCCTGGAAGGAACGGCTGGACAAAAGTCCCGGCAAACCATAAATATGGTCTCCATGGAGGTGAGTGATGAAAATTTTCTCAATCCTGCGAGGCTTGATGCTGGTATGTAAAATTTGATGCTGAGTTGCTTCCCCACAGTCAAATAGCCAGACAGCTCCCCGTTCTTCCAGCAATTTCAAGGCGATTGAGGTTACATTCCTCAGCTTGGCAGGAACACCTGCACCTGTTCCAAGAAAAAATACATCCATAATGCTAACATCCTCTCGTACAAAACACCTGCAATCCTTACAGGCAGGTTCATTATTCCTTACAATATATCACAACACCTTGTATACAGCTAAACTAAACGACGGATTTAACCACAATGGGATAGTTCCAGACAATTGGAAGAAAACTAAATACAGTTTAAACAGTTGCTAATTGTTCTTGAAACAGATAAAATTTTGTATTTGTAAAGTGTTTTTTTCTACATACATTTAAATTCACATAAAAGAGAGGTTCTATATTGTGGCACATACCGAAAAACCAACAGCTTTAATCATGATCTTCGGGGCTACGGGAGACCTGGCAAACCGTAAATTATTTCCTTCCCTCTATAATTTGTTTAAAAAAGGAAAACTGGACAAATTCGCGGTCGTTGGCGTTGCCCGCCGAGCACTTTCTAACGAGGAATTCCAGCTTAAGGTAAAAGAATCCGTCAATGAAAATGGGGACACAGAGACAAATGCGGATATCGACGAGTTTGTCTCCAAGTTTTATTACCATTCACATGATGTAACTGACTCTAGTTCTTATCTTGCCCTAGGAAAGCTTTCGGAAGAATTGGACAGCCACTATGGACTTAACGGCAATAGAATTTTTTACCTGGCAATGGCACCAGAATTCTTTGGAACAATTGCTGAGCATTTAAAGAAGGACAAGCTTACCGACGTTTCCGGGTTCAAACGCCTAGTCATTGAAAAGCCGTTCGGACATGACCTTGAGTCAGCCAAAGTGTTGAACAAACAAATCCGAACCGCTTTTACCGAGGATGAAATCTACCGGATCGACCACTACCTTGGAAAAGAAATGGTCCAAAATATCGAAGTTATCCGTTTTGCGAATGCGATGTTCGAACCACTCTGGAATAACCGCTACATTTCAAATATCCAGGTTACATCAAGTGAAACTCTTGGAGTCGAAGAACGCGGAAGATATTACGAGAAAAGCGGTGCACTAAGGGATATGGTCCAGAACCATATGCTGCAAATGGTTTCATTGCTTGCGATGGAGCCGCCGATCAAGTTGACGACTGATGAGATTCGTTCTGAAAAAGTTAGAGTATTCCGTGCCCTCCGCCCAATAAAAGACGGTGAAGTCAATGAATA
This portion of the Mesobacillus sp. S13 genome encodes:
- the rnz gene encoding ribonuclease Z, translated to MDVFFLGTGAGVPAKLRNVTSIALKLLEERGAVWLFDCGEATQHQILHTSIKPRRIEKIFITHLHGDHIYGLPGLLSSRSFQGGESRVTVYGPPGIKEYIEVSLKISKSYLKYPIEIIELEEGVIFEDEQFTVEAKLLEHGIPSYGYRVKEKDRPGTLLADKLQAAGVKPGPDYRKIKNGEEVILDDGSVINPADFVGPPQKGRIVTILGDTRVCENAALLAQNADLLVHEATFSADEGTLAYEYFHSTTLQAAETALNANVKKLCLTHISSRYDRNDWKELEAEARTVFANTVVSEDFMEISVSYDHD
- the zwf gene encoding glucose-6-phosphate dehydrogenase, which codes for MIFGATGDLANRKLFPSLYNLFKKGKLDKFAVVGVARRALSNEEFQLKVKESVNENGDTETNADIDEFVSKFYYHSHDVTDSSSYLALGKLSEELDSHYGLNGNRIFYLAMAPEFFGTIAEHLKKDKLTDVSGFKRLVIEKPFGHDLESAKVLNKQIRTAFTEDEIYRIDHYLGKEMVQNIEVIRFANAMFEPLWNNRYISNIQVTSSETLGVEERGRYYEKSGALRDMVQNHMLQMVSLLAMEPPIKLTTDEIRSEKVRVFRALRPIKDGEVNEYFVRGQYDKGIMNEKDVPAYRNEEMVNPESNTETYVAGKLMIDNFRWAGVPFYIRTGKRMKAKSTKIVIQFKDIPMDLYYQPEKTVNPNLLVIHIQPEEGITLHLNAKKSGQGTDATPVKLNYANKGIDGLNTPEAYEKLLFDSLRGDATNFTHWDEVALSWSFVDNISEVWENTKEASFPNYASGSMGPDAADKLLEKDGFFWWPITEIDVENC